The Streptomyces sp. NBC_00569 genomic sequence CGTGATCATCGGTCGCGAGGCGCGAGAGGTGAGCCCCGCCGAGGCACTCGACCACGTCGCGGGCTACACCATCTGTAATGACATGACGACGCGCAGTCTTGTGCCCCGCCCGGAGATCCCCATGATGGGCACGGACTGGATGCGCTCCAAGAACCAGCCCGGCTTCTACCCCACGGGGCCGTACGTGGTGCCCGCGCGCTTCGTGTCCGACCCGCAGGACCTGGACATCACGCTGAAGCTCAACGGCAAGGTCATGCAGAAGGGCAACACGGGCGACATGATCTTCGACATCGCCTCGCTCATCTCGTACGCCTCCCACCGCCTGGTCCTGCAGCCGGGCGACATGCTCATCACCGGCTCGCCGGAGGGCAACGGCTCCCACTACGGGCGGTTCCTGCGTGCGGGCGACGTGATGGAGAGCGAGATCACCGGCCTCGGTACGCAGCGCACCGTGTGCAGCTAGGCATCGCCTATGACGTCCCTGCGGGGCCACCCCTCGGTGGCCCCGCAGGGACGGCTCGATCAACAACTGCAAAGGAGAATCATGTCTGTTGGTGCCAAGACCGACTCCCTCCAGTCACCCGCAGGCCGGTCGACGGGCGGCATCGTCGGGCTCCTGGCCACGGCCACCGGACTGTGCGTGGCCAACCTCTACTACGGGCAACCGCTTCTCGACGCCATCGGGCGAGGGCTGCACACCTCCTCGTCCACCGCGGCTCTCCTCATCACGCTGACACAGGCGGGTTACGCGGCAGGGCTGCTCCTGCTGTTGCCCCTCGGTGATCTCGTCAACCGGGCGAGATTCGTGCCGCTGATGGCACTGACGACCGCGGTCGCCCTGGCCGCGATGGCGCTCGCCCCTTCCGCCCCGTTGTTCCTGACCGCTGCCACCGTCGCCGGCGTCGGCGCGTCGACCGCGCAGGTCCTCGTCCCGTTCGCCACCGAACTCGCGCCGCCGCACCACCGCGGGCGAGTGGTCGGAACGATCGCGATGGGATTGCTGCTCGGTTCCGTCCTGGCCCGCACCGTGGCCGGCTACCTCGCCGATTTCGCCGGCTGGCGCACCGTCTACGGCGCGGCCGCCGTGGCGATGGCCCTTCTCGCACTGGTCCTGCGGCTACGGATGCCGGTCGTGACGTCATCCTCCGAACGGATCGGCTATGGAGCACTGCTGGCTTCCACGTTCCGCATCATTGGACGGGAGCCGGTGCTCCGCGTACGCATGATGCTCGGTGGTCTCAGCTTCGCCGGGTTCTCGGTGCTGTGGACCGCACTGACGATGCTGCTGAGCGGAGCGCCGTACCACTACTCGGTCGGCACCATCGGCCTGTTCGGACTGCTCGGCGCCGTGGGCAGTCTCGTGGCCCGGCCCGTAGGCACGCTCACCGACCAGGGCCGCGGAGGCTTGTTGACCACGCTCAGCTGCCTGCTGCTCGCCGTGTCCTGGGTAGTCCTGTTCTTCGGGGACCACCACATCGTGCCGATCATCATCGGAGCAGCGGTCTTCACTTTGGCCGTGCAAGGACTTCAGGTCGCCAATCAGAGCCGCATCTACCAGTTGAACACCGGTGCGCTGAGCCGCGTCAACTCGGCCTACATGACGGCGTACTTCATCGGTGGCGCCATCGGCTCCGCACTCACCAGCGCGGTGTACGCGGCGGGAGAATGGTCCGGGGTGTGCGTGCTGGGTCTGGCACTTGGCGTACTGACGGTGCTGGTCTGGGCATTCGGCAGTCGCGCCGAACGGCGCCGCCCCGCACCACCGACCACATCAGGTGCCACCGCGCGCCGGAGCAACTCGAGGCGCCACCGCGCGGGTGACGGCGGTGGGCGGTAGCCCGATCAGCGTGGTAGCGGCCAGCAGGAAGAAGCCCGCGCACACCAGCAACCCGGTGCCGAGGCTTCCGGCGGATGCCAATGAACCGAGCAGGAACGGCGCGCAGGCTGATACGCCGCGTCCCACGTTGAAGCAGAGACCCGCTCCGGTGGCTCGCACCTCGGTGGGGAAGAGGCCGGCGAGGTAGCCGCCGAAGAGGCCGAAGAAGGAGGTGCAGATCCCGAAAGCCGCTACTGATCCGAGCAAGAAGGCGCCTGGGGACTGCGTCACGGTCACAGCGAGGAGAACTCCGCTTCCGAGGAGCGCGGTCGCCACGACGCGCCGGTGCCCGTGACGGTCCGCCAGGTACCCGAAGACATTGCACCCCGCGAAGTTCCCCAGATTCAGAACGATCATGAATGTGGCGATCTCGGAGACACTGAGCCCATGGTCTGCCCCCAGGAAGGTGGGCAGCCAGGTCGAGGTCCCCCACCATCCGATCAGAGCGAAGGTGGCCAGCAGCGTTCCGAACAGGGTGACCCGTAGGAGAGCGCGATCGAACACCTGGCGCGGGCCGCCCTTTTCGGCCGCACGCACGGGAAGCCGACGATGTGCGATCCACTCCTTGGACTCGTCGAAGGCGAATCCGACGACGAGCAGGGGCAGCACGGCGCCGAGGCCGCTGACGAAGAACAACATGCGCCAGTCGGGCAGGAGCGCAGGGGCCAGCACGGCGGCGAGCAGGCCACCGACCGGCGACGAACTCAAGGCGAAGCACGTGGCGCGGCCACGCAGCCGCTGCGGCCAGGTCTCCACCACGTAGGCCGACACAGCGCTCCAGACGCCACCGAGGCCGAGGCCCGACAGGAACCTCAGCAGCAGAATCGTCCAGAATCCCGGAGCTGCGGCGATGGCCGTGGTGAACATGCCGAAGACGGCCAGTGACATCATCAGTGCCCGCTTGCGGCCGTACCTGTCAGCGATCCGTCCCAAGGTGATGCTGCTGACGCCTATGCCGATCAGCGTGGCCGTGGCCAGCAGTCCGCCCTCGGCGAGCGACAGCCCGAGGTCCTCCCGGATGTGAGGCAGCGCGAGGGCGAGGATCGCCAACTCCAGCGCGTCGAACATGTAGGCCAGGAATGAACCGCCGAGCACAGTCCAGCGCTCGGATGTTGATGACATGTCAGTCCCCTCGCGGTGCAACGTCGTAGGTGCCGGGCAGGTCGTCCTGTCGCTGTGTGCAGGTGTCGGCCGCCCGGCGTCGGCTCGGCGACCGGGCAGGCGGGCATGGCAGGGCAGCGATCACGTGCGGGCAGGACCAGGTACGGACGGCGGCGGGCGCGGGCGACGGTGGTTGCACCGTCGCCCGCGCAGTCGTGCGTCGATGGGTCACACCGGGAGGCCGCCGGGAGAAGTGCGTTGTGTCGGCAAGATAAGCACCGTCGAAACGGTACGTCTAGTATCGGTGCAGCCCCGATTGGGCGGACTCATCGAATACTGAAGTCTCCGTCTGCCGGGTGCGTCGGTCCGTCCGCGAGCGTGCGGCGGCAGTAATCGGCGAAAGCCTGAGCCCGGCGCGTGAGTTTCGCGCGGGTCGGCCTGGCGAGGAGTACGGGCATCTCCGGCACCTCCTCCTGGATCGCGCATTCGGCCAGTGGGATTCCCTCGTAGCTGATGCCGGAAGGCGGCCGTTGAATCAGAAGCGAGTAGCCGAGCCCCCGCGCGACCAGGGACCGCACGGTCTCGAAGCTGCTGGTCGTGTGCCGGACCGTGGGCCGCACGCCGAGCGATGCGAGCAACTGAGTGAAGTAGTGACGGCTCGGCGGATAGTCGAGAAGGACCATGGGCTCGTCCGCGAGGTCGTGCAGGCTCACTGCCCCCTGCCCGGCCAGCGGGTGCGTGTGGGGGAGCAGTACGTGAGGGCGGGTTCGGTAGAGCGTCTCGTGGTGCACGCCCGGTTGCAGGTCGAGTTCGTAGAGCAGTGCCATCTCGCACGTTCCGTCCAACAACCGCTCCTGCAGCTCCACTTGTGAGCCCTCGACGAAGTTCAGCTCGACCGTCGGGTGTTCCGCGGCGAAGCCCTGCAACAAGCCCGGCATCAGGAACGGGGCCAAGGTCGTGTAGCAGCCGACGGTGAGGTCACCCGAGAGCTGTCCGCCCAAGTGGCGTGCGCTGGAAACCAGTTCGTCCGCGTGGGCGAGCAGCGGGCGTGCATCGGCGAGCACCGCCAGGCCGGCCTGCGTGATGGTCAGCCCCTTGGCCTGTTGCCGGAGGAACAACTGGACGCCGAGCGTGCGCTCCAGCTCACTGATGGCCAGCGCGACGGTCGACTGCGAGATGTGCTCGCGTGCCGCGGCACCCGAGATGGTGCGCATCTCCGCTGCCGCCACGAAGTACCGAAGCTGTCGCAGGGAGAGCGTCATCGTCCATACCTCAGGATTCCTGTGGTTGTTTCCGATCATTTAATGGATTCCAGGGTATTCCCTGCTCGCGGCCCTGTGCAGGACAGTCACAGCATCCCGATGTGGCACACATCCCATGTGAGGAGCCGCTATGCCCATCGCAACGAATCTCACCAACAGGGACCTGTACGCCGATCCGTACCCCGTGTACCGCGAGCTCAGGAAGAACGAGCCATGGGCCTGGTCGGACGGACTCAACATGTGGCTCGTCAGCCGTTACGAGGACGTCGTCTTCGTGGACGAGCACCCCGAGATCTTCAGCGCACACCAGCACAACTCCCTTGCGGAGCGCACCATGGGACGAGTCATGATCCGGACCGACGGGGACGCCCACCGCCGGCTGCGCTCCGCCGTGGACGGCCCGCTGAAGCGCCGCACCGTACGCCAGCACTGGTCGGCGGGGCTCACCGCGCACGCACGAAAACTCGCCGAAGCACTGCGGGACAAGCCGGAGTTCGATCTGGTGTCAGACTTCGCGGCACCCTTCGCCGCGCAGGCGCTGGCGAACACCGCGGGGTTGTCGGACGTGACGACCGCGCAGGTGGTCGAGTGGTCCGGTGCCTTCATCGCCGGTCTGGCCAACCATGAGGACGACCCGGCCGTCTGGGAGCGTGCCGGGCGCGCAAGGGACGAGGTGGGGGAACGGGTGCGGGAGACGATCACGCGCGTGACGGCCGCACCGGACCACAGCGTCATCTCCGCCATGGTCCACGCCGACCTCGCCGAACCGCTGTCGGCCGAGGAGATCGCCGACCAGGTGCGCCTGATGATCTCCGGTGGCTTCAACGAGCCGTGGCATGCCCTGGCCACGCTCGTCTGGCAGTTGAGCATGCGGCCCGAACTGCGCGACCGCGTTCTCGCCGAATCCGCGGCCCTCGACGCCGCCATCGAGGAGACCATGCGCTGGCTCAGCCCCATCGGCGCCCTTCCACGGCAGCTCGCCGTCGACCACACCGTCGAAGGTGTGACCCTGCGAGCAGGGGACAAACTGCTCGCACTCGCCGGGTCGGCCAACCGCGACGAGCGGAAGTTCCCCGACCCGGACGCGTTCGACATCGACCGCCCCGATCTTCAGGACCATCTGGCCTTCTCCCTCGGCGCCCACTACTGCCTCGGCACCTATCTGGCGCGCGAGCAGCTGCGCACCGCCGTACCTGTGCTGTTCGAGACGCTCACGGGTCTGCGCGTCAACGGAACGCCGAACCTGACCGGTTGGATGTTCCGTGGCCCGGACTCGGTCCGGATGCAGCACGACACACAGCAGGGAAAGGCAGCGGTTCAGTGATTCAGCTCTGCTCCGTCGAGGAACTCACTCCGGGCACGGTCACCCGCATCGCCAGGCCCGATCTTCCGGCCCCTCTGGCACTCGTCAAGGTCGGCGACCGCGTCTTCTGCATCGACGACACCTGCTCTCACGAAACGGCCTCACTCTCCGACGGCTGGCTCGACGGACACGAGGTCGAGTGTCCCCTCCACGAGTCCCGTTTCGACGTGCGGACCGGCAGGCCCGACTGCCCGCCCGCCCGGCGCTCCATCCGCACCCATGCCGTCCGACTCGTCGACGGCATCGTGTACGTGGAGGAGTCCTCCGTGGCGGCCGAGGAGCCGGCACGATGAGCACGATCGCTGTCGTCGGCGTCGGCCTGGCCGGGGTCAGGGCTGGCGAGGCGCTGCGCGCTCAAGGGCACGACGGGCGCCTCGTGATGATCGGTGAGGAGGCCGTCGAGCCTTACGACCGACCGCCGTTGTCCAAGCAGGTTCTCCTGGGAACGTACGAGGCCTGCGACATCGCGCTGACGGACACGGCGTCGCGTGCCGAGCTCGACGCCGAGTGGCTGCTCGGGACGCGCGCCACAGCCTTCGATCCGGTGACGCGTCACCTCACGCTGTCCGACGGGCAAAGCCTTCACGCGGAAGGTGTCGTCATCGCGACCGGAGCCCGCGCCCGCACGCTTTCCGGCGTGCCGGAGCTGGACTCGGTACACACCCTGCGGACGCTCGACGACGCGCGCAGGCTGCGCGACGACCTGTCCCGCCCGGGCCGGGTCGCCGTGGTGGGAGGCGGATTCATCGGCGCGGAGGTCGCCTCTGCGGCGCGTGCTCTCGGACACGAGGTGACCATCGTCGAGTTCGAGCAGATGCCGCTTCTGCGGCAGCTGGGTTCTGCCGCCGCCGGAGTCCTGCGCCGCCTGCACACGGACCACGGCGTCCCGCTGGTGACCGGCGTCAGCGTCACGGGGCTCGTCGGCCGGGACAGGGTGCAGGCGGTGTCCCTGTCCGACGGCCGCTCGCTGCCCGCGGACGTGGTCGTCGTCGGCATCGGCGCCGTACCCAACACCGAGTGGCTGGCGGGTTCCGGGGTCGCCCTGGACAACGGCGTCCTCACGGACGAGTGGTGCCGAACCACTGTGCCCGGAGTCGTCGCGGCGGGAGATGTGGCCGCGTATCGCTGTCGGGGTGGCCGGCGGTTGCGTATCGAACACTGGACCAACGCGCGCGACATGCCGGCCACCGCGGCCAGGTCGCTGCTGGCCACGCTGCGCGGGGAGGACCCCGTGGAGCAGCCCGCCCACGACCCGCTTCCCTACGTTTGGTCCGACCAGTACGACTCCCATCTGCAGATCGCCGGCCGGCCCGATGCAGACGACGCCCTGGAACTGGTCTCCGGCTCGTTCGACAGCGGCTTCGTGGCCGTGTACCGACGCGACGGCGCTGTCACCGGGGTGCTCGCCGTCGACAGCCCCAAGGAGTTCGGGCGGCTGCGGCGGGAACTCCGCGGCACCTGGGCCACTCGGTGAACCGACCTTCGAAAGGAACACAGACATGACGCATGAGGTCCGAGGTGTGGTGGCGCTCGAGAAGGGCGCTCCCGTATCGGTCGAGACCATCCTGGTGCCCGACCCGGGTCCGGGAGAGGCTCTTGTGCGGGTACAGGCCTGCGGGGTGTGTCATACCGACCTCCACTACCGGCAGGGCTCGATCGGCGAGAACTTCCCCTTCCTGCTCGGTCATGAGGCCGCGGGAGTCGTGGAAGCGGTCGGCGAAGACGTCACCGACGTCGCCCCGGGGGACTTCGTCATCCTCAACTGGCGTGCGGTATGCGGGCGTTGCCGTGCCTGCAGGCGGGGACAGCCCTGGTACTGCTTCGACACGCACAACGCGCGGCAGAAGATGACGCTCGCCGACGGAACGGAACTGGCCCCCGCCCTCGGCATCGGCGCCTTCGCGGAGAAGACGCTCGTGGCCGCGGGGCAGTGCACGAAGGTCGCCCCGGCCCGCCCCGAAGCGGTGGGGCTCCTCGGGTGCGGGCTCATGGCCGGGCTGGGAGCCGCCCTCAACACGGCCGCGATCACGCGTGGTCAGAGCGTCGCTGTGATCGGCTGCGGGGGAGTCGGCGACGCCGCGATCGCCGGAGCACGCCTCGCCGGAGCCGCTCGGATCATCGCCGTGGACATCGACGACCGGAAACTGGCCACGGCCGAGACCTTCGGCGCCACCCACACGGTCAACTCCCGCCGAACCGAGCCCGTGACGGCGATACGCGAGCTGACCGACGGGTTCGGCACGGATGTCGTCATCGAGGCCGTGGGGCGACCGGAGACCTACCTTCAGGCATTCCAGGCCCGGGACCTGGCCGGCGTCGTCGTGCTGGTCGGGGTGCCGACGCCGGAGATGAAGGTGGAACTGCCACTGCTGGACGTCTTCGGTCACGGCGGGGCGCTGAAGTCCTCCTGGTACGGCGACTGCCTCCCCTCGAGGGACTTCCCCATGCTGGTGGATCTGTACCGGCAGGGGCGTCTGGACCTGGACGCCTTCGTCACCGAGACGATCTCTCTGGACGATGTGGAGAAGGCCTTCGAGAAGATGCACACGGGTGAGGTGCTGCGGTCCGTGGTGGCGTTCTGAACGATGGGGTGTTCGCGGCGGCGTCGCTTGCCTCGGCCAGGAGTTGCGACTCGGTCTTCGGAGCGGGAGTGCGGGACGTTTGCTGCCCTACGAGTGGCGACGGCCGTCGTCAGCGTGAGGGCGCTTGGTTCATCGGCAGATGGCTCCTCGTCTTCTGATGGGAACGGACTGCTGATGGGAATGACGCCGGTGATCAGCCCCCGGACGGTTCGGGCGCGTGGGCGTCCTCCACTGCTGCCGCGTCACCGATCACCGCCATGATGCGGGCGACCTGGTCGGCGTAGTGGTCGATGAACTCCTCGGAGCCCGGATCCTGCTGGGTGAACTCGCGGGTGATCGAACGCAGGGCGACGGGGGCGACCGAGGCGGCGAAGAAGACGAGGAACAGAACGCCGACGTCGATGTCGCCACGGAGCTCGCCGCGTGCCTGGCGCGCGCGGAGTTCCTCCACGCACTTCAACAGCTCGGCGGCCCGCTCGTCCCCGGCTGGCGACGGGACGTCGGGCTGCTCGCGTGCCAGTCTGTGCACCCACCCCGGGTCGTCGTGCGCCAAGTGCACGTACCGCCGTGCGACCTTGTCGATAGACAGGTCGCGGTTGACCGGCATGGCCGTCGACGGCCATCGGTCGCTCAGCGCCTCGTGCAACCCGCGCTTACCGCCGAAGTAGTAGGTGATCAGCTGGTGGCTGACTCCGGCGGCCTCGGCGATCCGCACCACCCGGGCCCCTTCGAACCCGTGGGTGCCGAACTCTGCACCGGCAGCGGCCAGAATGGACCGCCGTGTCCCCACCGGGTCGCGCTGCCGGCCGGGATCACTGGGCTGCCTGCGCTGCTGCCGCTTGCCGGACCGTGCCGCCTGCCTGCCCGCTGCCTTCTCCTGCGCTGCCACGCCGTCGACCCTATCCGGCGGCTGTTTCCGTCACCGAGCAACGATCCTGTTGACCAGGAGTCCGCGCCGCTCGGTCAGATCGAGAACGAGACGGTCCCCGCGTGGCCGACACACGCAGGCGAACGTGCACTCATTCGCAGCCCGTTGGTGACGTGAGAGGTTGGTCCCGGTGGCCCAGCTGCTGTGCGGTGACCGGTGGCGGGAAGGTCCCGCCGGTGCCCCTGCTCGGACACCCTCGCCTACAAGGTCAGGCCCGCCCTGTACGGGAACAGCGGGTTCTCCGTGTCGTTGGGGACATCGGGACGGGAGGCCGCCACGGCCTCCATGGAGCGCGGGAGCTCAAAGGGCAGCCGTCCTTCCGGCTTGGCCTTGCCGAAGGCGATATCCAGGAGTGCGGTGTCGCTCGCCCCGTAGTCGGCGACGAGGGCTGCGGCGCGTTCGGCGATCTCCGGGATGACGGCCGCCCGCTCCAGGTTGATGCAGACGACCGTCGGGACCGTGGCAAGGAGGTCGAGGATCGGCTTCAGTTCCTCGGGCGTGAAGGCGAGCGTGCCGGAGTGGAAGAACGACTCGAAGGTGTTGGGACGAGGTTCGTACGGCGTGCGCAGGCGTAGTACCGCGAGATCGGCCTGCTCGGGCGCGTCCACCAACTTGCCGTACTGCGCGGCTGTTTTGGCTGTCACGTTCTCGACGTACAACTTCGGGCGACCGGTGACGGGCAGAGTGCCGCCCGGGTTGGTAAGCAGCGTCAGCGAGCGGCGCTGTGCCTTCGCACCTGCTTCGGTGAAGTCGGTGCGGCCCACCGTCTCGGCAGCCGCGTCGGCATCGACGTACGGGGCGTCGAAGAGTCCGAGGACGAACTTGTCGCGCAGGATGCGCCGCAGGGACTGGTCCAGGCGGTACTCGGGGATCCGCCCAGACTCGACGAGCTCGATGATCAGGTCCGTGCGGGATTCGCCGCCGAACTGGTCGCAGCCCGCGTCCAGGACCCGCGCCGCCTTCTCCAGTTCGGTGAGCGATTCGAGGCCCCAGGCGCGCGCCTCGTGCATCTCACCGAAGATCTCCGCGTCGCTGATCAGGCCCCAGTCGGTGCAGACGATGCCGTCGAAACCGAGGCGGTCACGCAACAGACCTTGCACGACGCCCTTGTTGAAGCCGAAGCCGACTTCCTCCCAGTCGGTGCCGATGGGCTGGCCGTAGTACGGCATCATCTGCGCGCACCCGGCTGCGATGGCCGCCTTGAAGGGTTCGAGGTGCAGGTCGCGCATGCCGCCGGGGTAGATCTGCTCCTTGCCCCAGGGGAAGTGCGGGTCCTCGCCGTCCAGTTGGGGGCCACCGCCGGGGAAGTGCTTGACCATCGCGGACACCGACTGCTTGCCGAGCGTGTCGCCCTGGAGGCCGCGAACGTAGGCGCGGACCAGCTGCGAGGTGAGGGCCGCGTCCGAGCCGAAGGTGCCGTTCTGGCGGGACCAGCGCGGCTCGCTGGCCAGGTCGATCTGCGGGTGCAGGGCCACCCGGAAGCCGACGGCGAGGTACTCCCGGCGCACCGTGTCCGCGAACTCGTACACCAGCTTCGGATCGCGCAGGGCCGCGAGGCCGATGGGCTCGGGCCAAGCGGAGAAGGCGCCCGCGTTGAAGGACGCGCCGACGTTGTCGGTAAAGCCGTGGCGCGGGTCGGTGGAGAGCGTGACCGGGATGCCGAGGCGGGTGTCGGCGGCCATCGACTGGAGGGTGTTGTGCCAGCGCGCCATGGCGCCAGGCTCGTACGTCCCCATGAGGTTGAAGTGGGTCATGAACTGGCCCTGGAGCATGGACGTGGTGTCCAGCGGTATGACGCCGGCGTCGCCCTTCTCGATGGTGGAGCCTTCCGGCTTCATGGCGAGCATGGTGTGGAAGAGCTGGCCGGCCTTCTCGGCGAGCGTCATCCGGCTCAGGAGGTCTTCAACCCGCTGCTCCACGGGGAGTTCAGGGTTCTGGTACGGGTGGCCTTCGTTGCGGATCGTGGACTTCTGTGCCGTGGGCTTCATCGCTTGGTGCCTTACTTGGAGCTACTTGACGCTGCGAATGAACTGGACGGCGAACGCGCCGAGCACGCACGCGATACCGCCGAAGAGGAATAGGGCGCCGTAGTTCCCGCCGCCGCCGAGGGCGAGCAGGGCCGGGGCGACGATCGGGACGAGCGACTGGGGGAGCGCGTTGCCGATGTTGAGGACGCCCATGTCGCGGGCGGCCTGCTCGGGGTCGGGCAGCACGGCGGCGGCCAGCGCCACGTCGACGGAGAGGTACAGCCCCTCACCGAAGCCGAAGACCGCCAGGGCGAGCAGGAAGACCGGGAAGGAGTGCGCGAACGCGAGCAGGGCCAGGCCTGCCGCAATGATCATCGAGGAGCCGAGCACGTACGGCTTGCGGCGGCCCGAGCGGTCAGAGAGCTGCCCGCCGATGACCGAGCCAGCGACGACGGTGACGACCATGACGAGAATGCCGACGAACAGCTTGTTCGCGACCTGGTCGTCGTCGTAACCGAGGCGGTCCATCAGGAAGTACGCCTGGTAGGAAGTGACGCAG encodes the following:
- a CDS encoding MFS transporter, with protein sequence MSVGAKTDSLQSPAGRSTGGIVGLLATATGLCVANLYYGQPLLDAIGRGLHTSSSTAALLITLTQAGYAAGLLLLLPLGDLVNRARFVPLMALTTAVALAAMALAPSAPLFLTAATVAGVGASTAQVLVPFATELAPPHHRGRVVGTIAMGLLLGSVLARTVAGYLADFAGWRTVYGAAAVAMALLALVLRLRMPVVTSSSERIGYGALLASTFRIIGREPVLRVRMMLGGLSFAGFSVLWTALTMLLSGAPYHYSVGTIGLFGLLGAVGSLVARPVGTLTDQGRGGLLTTLSCLLLAVSWVVLFFGDHHIVPIIIGAAVFTLAVQGLQVANQSRIYQLNTGALSRVNSAYMTAYFIGGAIGSALTSAVYAAGEWSGVCVLGLALGVLTVLVWAFGSRAERRRPAPPTTSGATARRSNSRRHRAGDGGGR
- a CDS encoding MFS transporter — encoded protein: MSSTSERWTVLGGSFLAYMFDALELAILALALPHIREDLGLSLAEGGLLATATLIGIGVSSITLGRIADRYGRKRALMMSLAVFGMFTTAIAAAPGFWTILLLRFLSGLGLGGVWSAVSAYVVETWPQRLRGRATCFALSSSPVGGLLAAVLAPALLPDWRMLFFVSGLGAVLPLLVVGFAFDESKEWIAHRRLPVRAAEKGGPRQVFDRALLRVTLFGTLLATFALIGWWGTSTWLPTFLGADHGLSVSEIATFMIVLNLGNFAGCNVFGYLADRHGHRRVVATALLGSGVLLAVTVTQSPGAFLLGSVAAFGICTSFFGLFGGYLAGLFPTEVRATGAGLCFNVGRGVSACAPFLLGSLASAGSLGTGLLVCAGFFLLAATTLIGLPPTAVTRAVAPRVAPARGGT
- a CDS encoding LysR family transcriptional regulator, which gives rise to MTLSLRQLRYFVAAAEMRTISGAAAREHISQSTVALAISELERTLGVQLFLRQQAKGLTITQAGLAVLADARPLLAHADELVSSARHLGGQLSGDLTVGCYTTLAPFLMPGLLQGFAAEHPTVELNFVEGSQVELQERLLDGTCEMALLYELDLQPGVHHETLYRTRPHVLLPHTHPLAGQGAVSLHDLADEPMVLLDYPPSRHYFTQLLASLGVRPTVRHTTSSFETVRSLVARGLGYSLLIQRPPSGISYEGIPLAECAIQEEVPEMPVLLARPTRAKLTRRAQAFADYCRRTLADGPTHPADGDFSIR
- a CDS encoding cytochrome P450 — encoded protein: MPIATNLTNRDLYADPYPVYRELRKNEPWAWSDGLNMWLVSRYEDVVFVDEHPEIFSAHQHNSLAERTMGRVMIRTDGDAHRRLRSAVDGPLKRRTVRQHWSAGLTAHARKLAEALRDKPEFDLVSDFAAPFAAQALANTAGLSDVTTAQVVEWSGAFIAGLANHEDDPAVWERAGRARDEVGERVRETITRVTAAPDHSVISAMVHADLAEPLSAEEIADQVRLMISGGFNEPWHALATLVWQLSMRPELRDRVLAESAALDAAIEETMRWLSPIGALPRQLAVDHTVEGVTLRAGDKLLALAGSANRDERKFPDPDAFDIDRPDLQDHLAFSLGAHYCLGTYLAREQLRTAVPVLFETLTGLRVNGTPNLTGWMFRGPDSVRMQHDTQQGKAAVQ
- a CDS encoding bifunctional 3-phenylpropionate/cinnamic acid dioxygenase ferredoxin subunit, with the protein product MIQLCSVEELTPGTVTRIARPDLPAPLALVKVGDRVFCIDDTCSHETASLSDGWLDGHEVECPLHESRFDVRTGRPDCPPARRSIRTHAVRLVDGIVYVEESSVAAEEPAR
- a CDS encoding NAD(P)/FAD-dependent oxidoreductase; its protein translation is MSTIAVVGVGLAGVRAGEALRAQGHDGRLVMIGEEAVEPYDRPPLSKQVLLGTYEACDIALTDTASRAELDAEWLLGTRATAFDPVTRHLTLSDGQSLHAEGVVIATGARARTLSGVPELDSVHTLRTLDDARRLRDDLSRPGRVAVVGGGFIGAEVASAARALGHEVTIVEFEQMPLLRQLGSAAAGVLRRLHTDHGVPLVTGVSVTGLVGRDRVQAVSLSDGRSLPADVVVVGIGAVPNTEWLAGSGVALDNGVLTDEWCRTTVPGVVAAGDVAAYRCRGGRRLRIEHWTNARDMPATAARSLLATLRGEDPVEQPAHDPLPYVWSDQYDSHLQIAGRPDADDALELVSGSFDSGFVAVYRRDGAVTGVLAVDSPKEFGRLRRELRGTWATR
- a CDS encoding S-(hydroxymethyl)mycothiol dehydrogenase, producing the protein MTHEVRGVVALEKGAPVSVETILVPDPGPGEALVRVQACGVCHTDLHYRQGSIGENFPFLLGHEAAGVVEAVGEDVTDVAPGDFVILNWRAVCGRCRACRRGQPWYCFDTHNARQKMTLADGTELAPALGIGAFAEKTLVAAGQCTKVAPARPEAVGLLGCGLMAGLGAALNTAAITRGQSVAVIGCGGVGDAAIAGARLAGAARIIAVDIDDRKLATAETFGATHTVNSRRTEPVTAIRELTDGFGTDVVIEAVGRPETYLQAFQARDLAGVVVLVGVPTPEMKVELPLLDVFGHGGALKSSWYGDCLPSRDFPMLVDLYRQGRLDLDAFVTETISLDDVEKAFEKMHTGEVLRSVVAF
- a CDS encoding TetR/AcrR family transcriptional regulator, encoding MAAQEKAAGRQAARSGKRQQRRQPSDPGRQRDPVGTRRSILAAAGAEFGTHGFEGARVVRIAEAAGVSHQLITYYFGGKRGLHEALSDRWPSTAMPVNRDLSIDKVARRYVHLAHDDPGWVHRLAREQPDVPSPAGDERAAELLKCVEELRARQARGELRGDIDVGVLFLVFFAASVAPVALRSITREFTQQDPGSEEFIDHYADQVARIMAVIGDAAAVEDAHAPEPSGG
- a CDS encoding glycoside hydrolase family 3 protein; the encoded protein is MKPTAQKSTIRNEGHPYQNPELPVEQRVEDLLSRMTLAEKAGQLFHTMLAMKPEGSTIEKGDAGVIPLDTTSMLQGQFMTHFNLMGTYEPGAMARWHNTLQSMAADTRLGIPVTLSTDPRHGFTDNVGASFNAGAFSAWPEPIGLAALRDPKLVYEFADTVRREYLAVGFRVALHPQIDLASEPRWSRQNGTFGSDAALTSQLVRAYVRGLQGDTLGKQSVSAMVKHFPGGGPQLDGEDPHFPWGKEQIYPGGMRDLHLEPFKAAIAAGCAQMMPYYGQPIGTDWEEVGFGFNKGVVQGLLRDRLGFDGIVCTDWGLISDAEIFGEMHEARAWGLESLTELEKAARVLDAGCDQFGGESRTDLIIELVESGRIPEYRLDQSLRRILRDKFVLGLFDAPYVDADAAAETVGRTDFTEAGAKAQRRSLTLLTNPGGTLPVTGRPKLYVENVTAKTAAQYGKLVDAPEQADLAVLRLRTPYEPRPNTFESFFHSGTLAFTPEELKPILDLLATVPTVVCINLERAAVIPEIAERAAALVADYGASDTALLDIAFGKAKPEGRLPFELPRSMEAVAASRPDVPNDTENPLFPYRAGLTL